The following are encoded in a window of Haliaeetus albicilla chromosome 1, bHalAlb1.1, whole genome shotgun sequence genomic DNA:
- the LOC138686564 gene encoding collagen alpha-1(I) chain-like, with protein MSSDRSRREGSGGTRGRHRSRSPEDLLRAGAVLPRRPRIEPEGCGEDARRAQGDAPLRAERRRRRLFKGPPRGRGGCFIPRTPSEAGPASLPSTRGRRPAAGAEPAPPRSPPRRAAGEWRPDTSGGAAGPGPGPGPATARAAEGPQGPRARLGSPRPGLGPGPGRGPPQRLPSALREGERRLSGRPAPSGGTVPPAAFSPCGGLGGGCYTSFPLPFFCCCFVLFSSWRPARWLVSLPLCGRGVEAAAWPPREPLEGSPGCLVSGEGAGAAGSECPCGPRHAERPCPRAPPAWPLRPGLPGEHGCHPWGKGVRQGASLDCSPLPPQRFQKRRVSVVEYACE; from the exons ATGAGCAGCGACCGCAGCCGCAG GGAAGGCAGCGGGGGGACCCGCGGCCGGCACCGAAGCCGCAGCCCAGAAGACTTACTGCGGGCGGGCGCGGTCCTGCCCCGCCGACCGCGGATCGAGCCGGAGGGCTGCGGCGAGGATGCTCGGCGAGCTCAGGGCGACGCTCCGCTAcgagcggagcggcggcggcggcggctaTTTAAAGGGCCGCCGCGGGGCCGAGGCGGCTGTTTCATCCCGCGGACGCCGAGCGAGGCCGGCCCCGCCTCCCTCCCTTCCACACGGGGGCGGAGGCCGGCGGCCGGCGCGgagcccgccccgccgcggagcccgccccgccgcgctgcCGGCGAATGGAGGCCGGACACCTCAGGcggcgccgccggccccggccccggccccggccccgccaccgCACGGGCGGCTGAGGGACCGCAGGGCCCCCGGGCCCGGCTGGGGTCTCCGCGGCCTGGCCTCGGGCCGGGGCCTGGGCGGGGCCCGCCGCAGCGGCTTCCTTCAGCCCTGAGGGAGGGAGAGCGGCGCCTCTCGGGGCGCCCGGCGCCCTCGGGCGGGACCGTGCCTCCGGCGGCCTTTTCCCCATGCGGcggtctggggggggggtgttacaCCTcgttccctttgccttttttttgttgttgtttcgTTTTGTTTTCGTCATGGCGGCCAGCCCGGTGGCTGGTCTCGCTACCGCTCTGTGGGAGAGGGGTCGAGGCTGCGGCCTGGCCCCCCCGAGAGCCACTGGAAGGGTCCCCAGGCTGCCTCGTCTCTGGTGAGGGGGCTGGCGCAGCGGGGAGCGAGTGCCCCTGCGGGCCCCGCCACGCAGAGCGCCCCTGCCCCCGGGCACCTCCGGCTTGGCCTCTCAGGCCTGGGCTCCCAGGGGAGCACGGCTGCCACCCGTGGGGCAAGGGAGTTCGGCAGGGTGCCTCGCTCGACTGTTCCCCTCTTCCGCCTCAGCGTTTTCAGAAGAGACGGGTTTCGGTGGTCGAATATGCCTGTGAATAA
- the UGDH gene encoding UDP-glucose 6-dehydrogenase, with amino-acid sequence MFEIKKICCIGAGYVGGPTCSVIAQMCPSIKVTVVDVNEARINAWNSETLPIYEPGLKEVVESCRGRNLFFSTSIDDAIREADLVFISVNTPTKTYGMGKGRAADLKYIEACARRIVQNSNGYKIVTEKSTVPVRAAESIRRIFDANTKPNLDLQVLSNPEFLAEGTAIKDLKNPDRVLIGGDDSPEGQKAVRALCAVYEHWVPKEKILTTNTWSSELSKLAANAFLAQRISSINSISALCEATGADVEEVARAIGTDQRIGNKFLKASVGFGGSCFQKDVLNLVYLCEALNLPEVARYWQQVIDMNDYQRRRFASRIIDSLFNTVTDKKIAILGFAFKKDTGDTRESSSIYISKYLMDEGAKLHIYDPKVPKEQIILDLSHPGVSEDNQVSRLVTISKDPYEACDGAHALVICTEWDMFKELDYERIHKKMLKPAFIFDGRRVLDDLHNELQVIGFQIETIGKKVSAKRIPFASSCEIPKFSLQDPPVKKPRV; translated from the exons ATGTTTGAAATTAAGAAGATTTGCTGCATTGGTGCTGGTTATGTCGGTGGGCCAACCTGTAGTGTTATTGCACAGATGTGTCCCAGTATCAAAGTTACTGTTGTGGATGTCAATGAGGCCCGAATCAATGCCTGGAATTCCGAAACTCTCCCAATCTATGAG CCAGGGTTAAAAGAAGTGGTAGAATCCTGCCGAGGAAGAAACCTCTTCTTTTCCACCAGTATTGATGATGCCATTAGAGAAGCTGatcttgtatttatttct GTTAACACTCCAACAAAGACCTATGGGATGGGAAAAGGCCGAGCAGCTGATCTGAAATACATTGAAGCTTGCGCTAGACGAATTGTACAAAATTCAAATGGCTATAAAATTGTCACTGAGAAAAGCACAGTACCAGTACGTGCTGCAGAGAGCATTCGTCGAATATTTGATGCTAATACTAAGCCTAACTTGGATTTGCAG GTGCTGTCTAACCCAGAGTTCCTTGCAGAAGGAACAGCCATCAAGGACCTGAAGAACCCAGACAGAGTGCTTATTGGTGGAGATGATTCTCCAGAGGGACAGAAAGCTGTCCGTGCTCTTTGTGCTGTTTATGAGCACTGGGTGCCCAAAGAAAAAATCCTCACAACCAATACTTGGTCATCAGAACTTTCTAAACTG GCAGCTAATGCTTTCCTTGCCCAAAGAATCAGCAGCATTAACTCAATCAGTGCTCTGTGTGAAGCTACAGGAGCAGATGTTGAAGAAGTAGCAAGAGCTATTGGAACAGACCAAAGAATTGGAAATAAGTTTCTCAAAGCCAGTGTTG ggtTTGGAGGTAGCTGTTTTCAGAAGGATGTCTTGAATTTAGTGTACCTCTGTGAGGCACTGAACTTACCTGAAGTAGCCCGCTACTGGCAACAG GTAATAGACATGAATGATTATCAGAGAAGACGATTTGCTTCCCGCATTATTGACAGCTTGTTCAATACTGTCACTGATAAGAAGATTGCTATTTTAGGGTTTGCATTCAAAAAGGATACTGGGGACACAAG AGAGTCATCCAGTATCTACATTAGCAAGTATTTAATGGATGAAGGAGCAAAGCTCCATATCTATGATCCTAAAGTACCTAAGGAACAAATCATCTTGGATCTCTCACATCCAGGTGTCTCAGAAGATAACCAAG tGTCTCGGTTGGTCACTATCAGTAAAGATCCTTATGAAGCCTGTGATGGAGCTCATGCCCTTGTAATTTGCACTGAATGGGACATGTTTAAG GAGTTGGATTATGAACGTATTCATAAGAAGATGCTGAAGCCTGCATTTATCTTTGATGGTAGGAGAGTTCTAGATGATCTTCACAATGAGCTACAAGTCATTGGCTTCCAG attgAAACAATTGGGAAGAAGGTGTCAGCCAAAAGAATTCCTTTTGCTTCTTCATGTGAAATTCCCAAGTTCAGCCTGCAGGACCCACCTGTCAAAAAGCCTAGAGTATAG